The genome window GCAAGCTCCAGAATGAGCAACAGTCTCATCAGCCCTCATTAGGCCGTGACGTtaaaggtcacacacacactgggaaAGCTTGTTATGCGGCACCCAGCATGCAGTTCACATACACAGCATCAAAGGGATTTATTAGGTATGTCTTATGAGGGAGTTTTTCATCATTGCCATTAAACAACTCTGCAATTACTTTGGAACTAGAGTACGCTGTACCATCTGTGATATTTGAGACAATGATATGATTTACTTTAAATGGCTGTCCTGGTTAATTATAAACAAGTAGAGCATACCCAATGGAAAACATGAGATTGTTTGAAagcaaaaagataaataaataaatctctgCAGACGGGCTCTGTGGACAACTCACAACCCACTGAGGGAAAAGCTTCATTGCTCATATGTTTAAtgagcttttattgtgaaatcaGCTGCTACAAAGTTTAGAGGactttgaaacttttttttaacttcaggcatcatcatcatcatcatcatcatcatcatcatcatcatcatcacattcAAGGACAAATGTCTAACCCTAACATTAAGAGCATTTTCatttctctgctttcctccaaaAAATCCACATTTCCATATTCTGTAACTCAGCTGAACAAATTAGAAACGATCACTGATACTTATTAATAGAATTATTGTTAGAAACACTTTATATATCTCCAGGTTTTAGACTAGTgtccaaataaaagaaaaagaagaagttgcAGCAGTAACTGTTACTGTTATTTTCCAAGTTTTATCATTTCACAACTTTACTTGTTGATAGTTGGGACAGAttttgtttaaaacaaacatgtttttcatgCCAGTCTATAGAGATAATGTGCTGAAGGTCACTGTCAATAATGATGCTCTGTGACTGAAAGCAATTACTGATCCCTGTGGAGCTGCTCTTTAAACAGCTGATGGTCGCCCATGACGACTTGGCTTTGTTCCTCTGTGTCTCACTCCCTTtgtgcaacttaaaaaaaaaaacaaaaacaacttttgCCAGAGTTTCCATGAGGCTACCACAAACATGAAAACTTTATTCTTGGAGACAGGAGGGCATAAGGATGACATTTTCACTCTCAGAAAGTATCAAATTTTCTGTATATGATTTGCTTTTCAAGAAAAGCCCAGTTATCCTAACAGCTCCTTAACCCTCCGGTTGTGTTCACCCCCCGCCCCCCTTACTTTAGTGTTCCCGGTCAGTTTTAACAACTCTTAAATTAACATAAGAAACATTTTTTCATCACCAAATTCAGTTTCCCATTCCCATTCATTTTCTATGGTGGTCACTTTCGACCAGCACAGATGTAACAAAGTTTattaaaacactcaaaattCAACGAAGGAGGTGCTCATCACTTTCATATGTTCAAGTGCACAGTGTGGAGGATGACCTCAGGCCTCGAGGCAGTCAgatgtaaaacacaatatttatgaCTTTTTTAATTTTGACCCAAACACGACAGGAAGGTTAATGGAAGTTACTGGGTAGATGATTGCTGAGCTTGCTGGAGGTGCAGGTGACCGGGACCTGCGGTGGAAGTGCCTGATGATGGAGGTTGAGCAGGTCTTCTGACTGTTTCTTCAGTAGGGTCAGGGTCAGTGCTGATGGCATGAGGCGATGCCTGGACCCCGCAGAGGTTGCTTAGTTAGTCCACCTCCTTCAGGATGACACATCAGTGTACCATCACCAGAGGTTTGTGTGCTTCTCATTCAGTGCATGCTCTGGTCTACAAACACGTGGGGCTCCGTACAAACTACTGAGTCCCATTTTAACTTGTTGCAATGAAATTTAGGTAAACTTGATTAGTCCATATCAGTGTGGATATCCAGTATGATCGTTTTTCCCacctgatgtgttttcaaaggCTTCCTGTAACTCTTTTGAACAGTGCATTAAAGGCTTAGGCCTAAAGATCCGTCAATGTTGTTTCCAGTTTGCTGCTTCAGTGTACACAagctttattatttgtcacatacaacATCATACAATACAGTACAATGTGTAGTGAAATGATCCGTGTCTGTGCTGAGGACAGGCTGCAGACAAAGCCACGCCATTCCAGGGCTTTTTGGTTAGCATGAGGGGTCTAGCCAGGACCCCTACTGGATACTGGGTGGGAATCAAACTTGCAACTCCGGCTCCAAAGCCGTGCAGTCTCACCACTACCCTATCCAGCTGCAAGGGGTAAAAGATAAATGCCTGGGCCATCCCAATCTGTATCATCCCAGATTTGCTTTGCTCACTGCACATGCCTGGGGCATTTATCTTTTACTCACTTACATAAACCTTAGAGAGGAACAAGTGGTGGgaaatttaacaaaataaaaaccatcTGTGGGGATGACTGCAATCCAAATGAACAGCTGCTCCTCACATATTTAGACGTCTTTTCAGTCACTTAAACTGCAGCACAGATTTCTTCCCTTCTTGTTTTCTGGTAAAGAACCAACAACACAGTAAAGCATACTATTTGTCTGATAACTGCCTCGGAAATGCTCCAGTAAGCACCAACACCTCAAACACACTTTAGAGGTGTAGTTTAATTGCAGTGGTTAGATCCACCAGCTGGGCTTTGCAACATGAGAGTATCTAGAGAGCACAGATGTACATAAGAAATGAGAGCATAAAAACTTTTGCAGGAGTTCACTGACACCATCAAATAAATGAAAGTTCACTCCTTTATTGTCGTCTGTGCTGTAATACAGAGACTCcttagaaaaatacaaaaaatgtaaacctgttataaaatatacaaaaaatacaGGGATTCAAATACAAAGGGGTATAAATTTGTGGCAGTCGTTTATATATTATAAGACACAGACATTCAACACAATCTTCAGGTGGTTCATTTACAGAGTGACTTTATGACTgtaattcagtttttttaatattccTTTAGGGTGACCTTTCTTCATTCATAGTACATTTCTGTGCACTGATTCCTGCACTGCGCTCACATTTACTTTACTCGACCACAGCCTCGGTGAATAGTGATATTTAAACATCTAAAattcccttttttaaaaactacaccTCAGTTTTCTCTTCACCACTTTTAACCATTTAGGCCTAAGATAAAAATCTACCGTCTACATGCAAGCACGTAATGACTTTACTGAAAATGACCCAAAGGACTTTAATATTCAGAGTGGTAATAGCACTTCATTACTTTTtgtcattctgctgctgattaaaataaaacaaactgtaaTAAACACGTCATATTTAACAAACCATAcaaaagagatcaaattatAAATAAAGAACAGGCGAATGATGGGTGGCGACGAATGAACACTGTGTGTGagaaaattcagatttttaCTGAATCATGTTCGTGCTGATATTTACTACATACAGTAAACTCGTTTTTTTGACCATGAACTCATCATGTGAGGGTTAACTGAGGTCATAGATCAAGTGAGGCGTAGATTTAAGGCAATTCTCTAttagcttcacttttcagatgTTCATTTTTTATGCAAACTGTGTTAAACACAAATATCCCCAAAAAGAAAATGGCAGAGGTAACAGATGTCATGGGGAACCTGAAATATCAAATCCATGTGTTTTATGACCGTTTGTTGTATAAGAGCACCTTTACTTGGAAAAATGTCGTAGAGTGGAGACACTTTCTTCCGTTGAGGCTGATTTGGAGGATTTGGTTTGTCGGAATGTGCCGAACTCTTCTCAAAGCTTGATTTATCGTCCTGTGTTCAATCTCCCCAGAGATCTTTCGTTGGTCTTGAAGCTAATAAATGTTGAACAACAGCTCTTTCCACAGAAACGCAGGACGGGAGATTTCAGAACTGATTAGAGTCTGAACCTGAATTTGTCACAGCAAATCTAAAAACCAGCGTGCTTACTTTGGCTGAATATAGCTACTGCATTTTAAGCAAGTTCAATATTATTACAACCTATTCAATTTAGTTCCAGGGATACTTTATTCTTCTGAATCAAAATACTGCCATTACACAGCAGTTTACTACCAAGCAGACCAAACACGTTAGCCTGTTCTCAGGCTTTGTGCTAGGACGCGAGGCTACGCTGTAGCTATGGGGTAAATTTACCGCAGTGCTATAAATCAAGCTTTAgtttgttcttcttcctcttcgtCCCATTGTGCTCGCTCAGAAGTCAACAGATCACTTCCTGGAGAAAAGCTGGTTCTCCAGCTGTTCCAGGCGCGCGGTCATCCCAGCCAGTGGACACGTCATTAAGGAATCATAAGTACttaacatgcacacatacacactcactgtATTCTGTAtgtagcagaagaagaaaaatctggtACAGAGAGCGCAGAGGGGGGTGGGGTCACCTGCATGCTGAGCACCCCAAAAACTTTCAGCTTCTAAGCCGAAGTCACAGGGAAACAAACAACAGATAtcatgttaataaaaaaaacacccagagcAATAACAAGAGATTTAATATGCAAAGACACTGGAGTCTTTACCTGAAGGTACAGAATTACCTgatattatgtgtttttgttttaaaggatATGTTTCTGTGTGACCTGCTCCAGGCTGTTCATAGTGGCCTGCTGGAACTCCACCAGACTTTCACATGCACAGGGGTCCTTCACCTCAATCTCGCCCTGACTCTCCTCTgcagaaggaaaaatatatgaatatatataatattctttaTCTGTATATACATTGTGTTAATTTCAGTTATCTTGAAGGTGCAGACATTGCTCATAAGATGCGATGAAGTGCTGTAGTTTAATTTTTTACCTGTTTAGCTTTAATGTCTACTTAGAGCTCCAAACAGGCTAAACCAATAAAGTactattattaattttttaaccTGAGGATTTATTGTTCGGTACAGTATTATTACACTCaggaaaaatgttttgtaaCTGCTTTGTTTTTAGTGCTCTTTTTTTGCAATTGTCATGTTGTAATTCTGTCAGTAGAGGGCGACAAAGAAAAGACATTGTTACAATGAATTACCAGTAAAAACCACACAAACCATCACATGAAAGTCCTGCTGAAGCTTTGACCAAAATCTTTTGTTATTAAAATGATGAATGTTATCAATTTCAGCTGTTTATGGTACAAAACTCTTCTCTAAGTGTATAAAAGGTTGTAATGTGCTTTATTTGTGCAATCAACCAATGACCTTCACCATTATATAAGCTGCATGAACCGAAGGATTCAGTAGAGAAGATTTTTAAACCATAGTAGTAAAAAAATAGAGCACCGATTTTTATATAATTATCCTCTTGGGGAGGATCCTCTCTTACTTTCAGgatgtttttcctgtttaaaaccaatttaagtattaaaaaaatattaaaaacttaaAGAGGATTAAAAACACAGCACTCTCCCAAGGCCAGGATTTAATGCATTGTTTGCACATTCTTCATCTCTTTAATAAGTCTCATGAGGTTCACATTGGTAGTTTTTTAGGTGATAGAGCTTTTTCACTTCCTGCGGCAGAAAGCAAGCCTCAGAATATGAACCAATAATATGCTGTCAGATTAACTTGTCTGTTTACTTGCTGTTTTACACGCTGCGGTCAGGTCTAGCAGAGCATGTTACCTGGGCAGACATTGAGTTTGAGGTTTTCAGCAATGGTGCTGATGGCGGTGAAGTCAGTGGTGTAATAGAAATGCTTCTCCACAGGCTCAGACGCGATCTCACGGAGCTCATCTTCCACCGCTTTTCCAACACCCACCGCGTACATGGTGATGCCTGCGTACATGCACAGGTGTAGGGTCACATGATAACTGCTGCACTGCTTGATTCAGACACTGAGCTACAGATGCTGTTATTATCATCCTGGGTCTTACCAGCTTCTTTGGCCTTCTTGGCGTACTCGGTGATGTCATCCTGGGAGCGTCCGTCTGTGAAAACCAGCCCGATTCGTGGAATGCTGCGGCTCAGAGGACGAGCGCCTTCTGCCTCAGAGAAGCTGTTTTCCAGCATGTGCTTCAGGGCCAGGCCGGTCATCGTACCTTTCTCCATGTATTCAACCTGAACATGGACAGTAACAACATTTCGAGTCGTGTAGCTGAGCAGGGCCCAAACATGGTGCAGGTTTCATCTTTTATTCAGGATTTCATTAACTGCAGTTCACTGCTGAGGGTCtgtatgtatatgtaaaatACATGAATCTTTATGTTGACTTTAAGCGTCACACAAGTATTACAATCTCACAATACTGGCGCCACCTGTGTGTCACAGATCAGCGGGATAACTTCTCTCGTTCACTTTACAGCTGGACTTCTTTAGGAAGAAGCAAgaactgccccctgctggccattagcaagaatgcaggtttaagttaCTTCCACTGCTTGATGTTTCAAACTGTCTGTCACGgctacaacaaacaaacaaacagaagcacTACCTTCATGACTGCAGCTTTGATCTCATCAGCTGTGTGGTACATGTTGAGGGGAAACTCGGTCCTGACCCGGCTCGAGTACTGAACCAGACCGACTCTGGTACCGTGAGGAGACACGTCCAGAGAGTCGACGACCTGCAGGGACCCAGGTGAGGTGATGAATATTcagcattttattattttaacattatttGATAGTTTTTAAGATATCAGACAAAGATGTCAAGAAGTATCACTAGCTAAGATTTAATATGTAAAATATCTTTTTGCTGAATGTCTAGGACATGTTGTTTTAGTTGTTTATTATTTCTGGAGCCAAAACAAGATTTCTTCCTCCTGCAgtaattcatatttgatggcaTTGTTTTATTCTGTGACCGTCCTGCATGTGCAGGTATGGACATATGAAATAATACTGCAATTTGGCAGTAAAATACTCAGTGTGTTAGAAAATACTTCCAACCTGGTTAACAAACTTTTTGACAAGCTCAAAGTTTTGAGGGCGGACACTCTTTGAGCCGTCGATCAGAAGCACCAGGTCGATGTTTGCAGACTTGCAGGCTGAAGAAGAACGAGACAAACGAAGGACGGGaggtttaattatttaatttatttcactGTGAAAAATATGATTAAAGAAATCAAGACATGAAATACTAAACAAACACTGCAACACAAATACCACAgtaaaaacatgtgacatgaGTCAGTGCAGTGGGCAGAGCTGCAGAGTTTACTAGTAACTTTCCAAAAGTGGAGTTACTCAGTTTGTGTGGAGGTAAAGTTATGGAGCTGAATGTATAATCATTGGATTTTACATCGTGTATATATTCTGCTATTAGGGAGACGTATGTTGTTGTCATCACAGTTTATGTCAGTAAGGAAGTTGGATAAATACAAACTGATTAAATAAGAGTGAGCTTCTTCCAGAAAAGCTCAGAAAAGCTGGAGCGATGCTGAAGAgcatttttgctttattttgggtattattttattttttcttttctttttccagggtgaaCTTTTGTACTGTTTACGtcattgaaataaaatgaacaaaacaaaacagggtaAGGAAGCTCAGTTTTACtgagttattattaatatttttaataatattattgttgttgtcgtcatagtgactaaGGATTGCTCTCAGATGTCTGCAGCAGTTGGAAAGCAGGTTTGGAGCGTAGCTCTTGAAGCGAtgatacagtggcttgcaaaagtattcggcccccttgaacttttccacattttgtcacattacagccacaaacatgaatcaatgttattggaattccaggtgaaagaccaacacaaagtggtgcacacgtgagaagtggaacgaaaatcattcatgattccaaacattttttacaaataaataactgcaaagtggggtgtgtgcgcaattattcagccccctgagtcaatactttgtagaaccagcttttgctgcagttacagctgctGTCTCTCTGCCTCAGAATGTGATGTGAAGCTTACTGGCAGGTACGCTGGTATTCGCTCGCCCTCCCAGGAGGAATAAAACAATCCCAACATCTTTGTCCAGCTCGTTTCATCCAGACATAACTGAGCTGTTTTTAACATCAGTTTGAGATCATTGTACATCTTTATTTCCTTTCCTGAGACGTAACCTCTGCTCGGGGCCTGaatgttttttcctttcacTGAGAGTCACCTGATCAACGTCCAGCTGCCACTGAAATGCCCTGAATCTTTATCCTCCCCTTTAATACATTTCTTATGCTTTGGCTTAAAATATAGTGAAGCTCAGCAGTGCAGGTTAATAATTTATCTTTGAGCTTTGTTGTCGTAGACTGATTTAATAAAAAGACAGCATTTTTTCTGAAGTTTTTTGAGTCTTTTTCCCCACACCTGCAGCATTTCTGCTGGTTCACACAGGAGCTAGCATCTTAATCCTGaagcagctctctctgcacAGAGTGCTGAGTTTCTTAAACTAACTCAGGGCTGCTGAAACAGGTCAGAGGATTTTACATTTGCACAGATGATGACTTACTGCCGCAGCTCTTGCCGTCGTCCTGTAGCAGCTGTCCCTCGGGGCAGATGCAGTGATAAGAGCCTGGAGTGCTCACACACTGGTACTCACAGCCGTGCTCCACTGTGTTACACATGTTCATGTCTGacaacaaacagacagaaagcaCATATTACACCATAGCAGAGAGAGACACATGCAAAAAACTGTTCACCCGCAAGTAATGCACAACAACTAAAGGCTTAGTGAACAGGTGTGGAAGACTTGACCTCAGGGAGGTCAACACTTATCTTTGCTGCTAGATTATGGTGAAAACCACCTCCTCATTAATCCTTCCATATGTTCACCTACACAAACCTTTTGAAGAATTGATGCTGTTCATCGAAAGGCTCGAGTAAGTAAACAGTATGTACTCGAGTATGTAAAAGGAACTAATGCACAAGATTTATAAAACAAACTAAAGCTGACCTATaagaaactgttttgttttcataatcactgaaaactgaattaaaatgtgATTAATCGAGCAGCCTTCACACATGGTGTCAACCTGGGAATCGACACCACGGCCATTAAGCAGCAGAGCTCCATCAGCCCGTTCCTGCCTGTTTGTTTAATGTAGAGGATGATATTACAAACTAAATGAACATGCCAGTCCTCATTAAAGTGTGCGAAATAACTTTTCTTGGATAATAAGTAGTTCCATAAGAAATGTATCTAGAATttatatccatccatcaatgGAGAGCTGAACTCAGCACCTTTGGTTGGCCTAGCAGAGCGAATCAGCAGCTCAGTGACATCTTTtagtgacccccccccccccccccccccttttttttttttttactgtttggaagcaaacagtaaaacaaacatttttatcgGGTGCACTATGTAATAAACACAAGCAGGGTTTTCATGTGAGATTCACTGACTTGTGCAGGTCTTCTTGTCCTTGTTGAGTTTGAATCCTTTGTTACAGTCACAGGTGAAAACGCCCGGAGCGCTGACACAGATCTGCTCACAGTCGTGCTTTCCCTCAGCACACAGGTCAATGGctgagtaacacacacacacacacacacacacacacacacacacacacacacacacacacacacacacacacacacacacacacacacacacacacacacacacacacacacacacacacacacgttattCCCAATTTATAACGTTATAGTGAGTGAATGTGACTCTAAGTGTCTAGTTTTACTCTGcatgtgttaaataaaagtgATGTTTCCAAACAGAGACCCAGATGGACTCAGTTTTCAGTCCTTACTTTAAAGGAGCTGGAAACAACAAGCATTTCATATTAACTCATAGAACGAACAGGAGAAAGAGCAGCCTTTTCTCTGACTGTAGGTGTGTTTCTGCAGGTGcgtgtacacctgtgtgtatTTGCACGAGGGCTTGACTAACGTGTGCAGGTCTTCTCGTCCTCATTGAGCGTGTATCCTTTGTTGCAGTCGCAGGTGTAGACGCCCGGCGCGCTGATGCAGACTTGTTCACAGTCGTGCTTCCCCTCAGCGCACAGGTCAATGGCTGAACAACACATTGAGTGAAAGTGTGTAATTGTGATTAAGATTTTTTCTTAACATTTATCAGCGTCTGAGCCAAACAAATATACTTCTGACATCTGCTTTGGATTTTGTTCTCAGAGGTTTCCAGTAAGGGCTCAGATCGATGGACTAAATGCCAGATATTAATTTCTGGAAACGGTAGACGTCATGCAATAACCCCAAACTCTGAGATTACAGGATTTATTCAAATATAAGCACGCAATCCCCTTTTATTCATCTGGACTCCTTTAAATGACGTTTGAATCTTTGAATCTAATTTTTAATTGACTGTGAGTCACACTTATCTTATAAACTGTGTATTCAAAGCCGACTGAGAATTACTTAAAAATGTCTCCTTTCTGCTGTGAACTACAGTCACATTGTGTCTTATTCATGCTGTGTAGATGTGTACGGCTTCAggagaacaggaagtctttgcACCCACAAATGGTCTTAATTTTAAAGGTTCCTGATGAAGAGGTGCTCTGCTGCAGCTGTTGATGTTATTGTCTCTGCATCAGTCTGACACCTTACGCGAGGTCCTCAGTAAACGCTTcctgccttctttttttttttttttttttaccaaagaaCTGGTCCCAAAGCCAAAAGGCTGACACCAGCACTCAACACTTTGGGGCTGAAAGTCAGAACGACTAATGTCAGGAAATTCAAAGAAGCAGGCCACAGATGTAGAAGTTGGCGTTATTTAAATGGGAAGAAAATGAGGACTCCATCAGCCAGTCATTGGTAATTTTCTTGTTGTAG of Maylandia zebra isolate NMK-2024a linkage group LG5, Mzebra_GT3a, whole genome shotgun sequence contains these proteins:
- the matn4 gene encoding matrilin-4 isoform X4; its protein translation is MKMRQLSAFILLTLAVLATARPKTEPAQKCKTGPVDLVFLIDSSRSVRPHEFETMRKFMIDIINTLDIGLNATRVGVVQYSSQVRTEFTLKTHARLSNIVKAINQIIPLAQGTMTGLAIRYMMNEAFTPEAGDRPKVPNVAVIVTDGRPQDRVAEVAAEAREKGIEIYAVGVARADMTSLRAMASPPFEDHVFLVESFDLIHQFGIQFQDKLCGVDLCLESDHGCEHICESTPGSYHCLCLPGYTVNDDGKTCAAIDLCAERKHNCEQLCVSSPGSFTCDCNKGYKLNNDKRTCSTIDLCAEGKHDCEQICVSAPGVFTCDCNKGFKLNKDKKTCTNMNMCNTVEHGCEYQCVSTPGSYHCICPEGQLLQDDGKSCGTCKSANIDLVLLIDGSKSVRPQNFELVKKFVNQVVDSLDVSPHGTRVGLVQYSSRVRTEFPLNMYHTADEIKAAVMKVEYMEKGTMTGLALKHMLENSFSEAEGARPLSRSIPRIGLVFTDGRSQDDITEYAKKAKEAGITMYAVGVGKAVEDELREIASEPVEKHFYYTTDFTAISTIAENLKLNVCPEESQGEIEVKDPCACESLVEFQQATMNSLEQVTQKLAGMTARLEQLENQLFSRK
- the matn4 gene encoding matrilin-4 isoform X2, which translates into the protein MKMRQLSAFILLTLAVLATARPKTEPAQKCKTGPVDLVFLIDSSRSVRPHEFETMRKFMIDIINTLDIGLNATRVGVVQYSSQVRTEFTLKTHARLSNIVKAINQIIPLAQGTMTGLAIRYMMNEAFTPEAGDRPKVPNVAVIVTDGRPQDRVAEVAAEAREKGIEIYAVGVARADMTSLRAMASPPFEDHVFLVESFDLIHQFGIQFQDKLCGVDLCLESDHGCEHICESTPGSYHCLCLPGYTVNDDGKTCAAIDLCAERKHNCEQLCVSSPGSFTCDCNKGYKLNNDKRTCSTIDLCAEGKHDCEQVCISAPGVYTCDCNKGYTLNEDEKTCTPIDLCAEGKHDCEQICVSAPGVFTCDCNKGFKLNKDKKTCTNMNMCNTVEHGCEYQCVSTPGSYHCICPEGQLLQDDGKSCGTCKSANIDLVLLIDGSKSVRPQNFELVKKFVNQVVDSLDVSPHGTRVGLVQYSSRVRTEFPLNMYHTADEIKAAVMKVEYMEKGTMTGLALKHMLENSFSEAEGARPLSRSIPRIGLVFTDGRSQDDITEYAKKAKEAGITMYAVGVGKAVEDELREIASEPVEKHFYYTTDFTAISTIAENLKLNVCPEESQGEIEVKDPCACESLVEFQQATMNSLEQVTQKLAGMTARLEQLENQLFSRK
- the matn4 gene encoding matrilin-4 isoform X1 produces the protein MKMRQLSAFILLTLAVLATARPKTEPAQKCKTGPVDLVFLIDSSRSVRPHEFETMRKFMIDIINTLDIGLNATRVGVVQYSSQVRTEFTLKTHARLSNIVKAINQIIPLAQGTMTGLAIRYMMNEAFTPEAGDRPKVPNVAVIVTDGRPQDRVAEVAAEAREKGIEIYAVGVARADMTSLRAMASPPFEDHVFLVESFDLIHQFGIQFQDKLCGVDLCLESDHGCEHICESTPGSYHCLCLPGYTVNDDGKTCAAIDLCAERKHNCEQLCVSSPGSFTCDCNKGYKLNNDKRTCSMIDYCSFGNHSCDHECVSVLNGYRCRCNEGYRLLEDSKTCQAIDLCAEGKHDCEQVCISAPGVYTCDCNKGYTLNEDEKTCTPIDLCAEGKHDCEQICVSAPGVFTCDCNKGFKLNKDKKTCTNMNMCNTVEHGCEYQCVSTPGSYHCICPEGQLLQDDGKSCGTCKSANIDLVLLIDGSKSVRPQNFELVKKFVNQVVDSLDVSPHGTRVGLVQYSSRVRTEFPLNMYHTADEIKAAVMKVEYMEKGTMTGLALKHMLENSFSEAEGARPLSRSIPRIGLVFTDGRSQDDITEYAKKAKEAGITMYAVGVGKAVEDELREIASEPVEKHFYYTTDFTAISTIAENLKLNVCPEESQGEIEVKDPCACESLVEFQQATMNSLEQVTQKLAGMTARLEQLENQLFSRK